In Scatophagus argus isolate fScaArg1 chromosome 3, fScaArg1.pri, whole genome shotgun sequence, one genomic interval encodes:
- the tmem183a gene encoding transmembrane protein 183A — protein sequence MPKKGNRKRLKFRAGDVCSESVTVADYADADPAVVKSGRVKKAVVNAVEKEVKLLCGLEASQGAVEEVLSSATSVRADALDSSDDLDPEEDGENETKVAPKKKNKRRKESSESSDGKEYPVDIWLVLSSYIRPEDVCRFALICRNAWTVTCTAAFWTRLYRRHYRIDVHLPFRLQPDSIDRMRCLRARVIRSLFHLYEPFDLRVSKIPALPESTPTTLLNSKCLLFWVRKVSGTRPEALWEFNFKFIKQQGHSKNGCAKSLRMPRQYEDVHMNPDSDCYMLQVTTLNFIFTPVVMGMTLTLFTINVSTDMRHHRVRLLFQDSPLQRGKKKGDQGGTQVVLDPVQSVRVMDWWHPQYPSSPHT from the exons ATGCCCAAGAAAGGAAACCGAAAACGGCTGAAATTTAGGGCCGGGGATGTTTGTTCGGAATCAG TCACCGTTGCTGATTATGCTGATGCCGACCCTGCCGTTGTGAAGTCAGGGAGAGTGAAAAAGGCTGTTGTTAATGCAGTTGAAAAAGAAG TAAAACTCCTCTGCGGCCTGGAAGCATCTCAGGGAGCTGTAGAGGAGGTCCTCTCGTCTGCAACAAGTGTCAGAGCAGATGCATTAGACAGCAGCGATGACCTAGACCCCGAAGAAGATGGGGAAAATGAAACTAAAGTGGCCcccaagaagaaaaacaagaggagaaagG AAAGCAGTGAAAGCAGCGATGGGAAGGAGTATCCGGTGGACATATGGTTAGTGCTCTCCTCTTATATTCGGCCTGAGGATGTGTGCAGATTCGCTCTGATCTGTAGGAATGCCTGGACAGTAACTTGCACTGCAGCTTTTTGGACCAGGCTCTACAGAAG ACACTACAGGATTGATGTTCACCTGCCGTTTCGTCTCCAGCCTGACTCTATTGACAGGATGCGCTGTTTACGGGCCAGAGTGATTCGCTCCCTTTTCCATTTGTATGAGCCGTTCGACCTGCGTGTCTCAAAAATTCCTGCCCTGCCAGAATCCACGCCCACAACCTTGCTCAACTCCAAG TGTTTACTGTTCTGGGTCAGAAAGGTGTCAGGGACCCGGCCTGAGGCATTGTGGGAGTTCAATTTCAAGTTTATAAAGCAG CAGGGACACAGTAAGAATGGTTGTGCCAAGTCCCTGCGCATGCCCAGACAATACGAAGATGTCCACATGAACCCAGACTCTGACTGCTACATGCTTCAGGTCACCACCCTCAACTTCATCTTCACCCCTGTGGTGATGGGCATGACGCTGACCCTG TTCACAATCAACGTTAGCACAGACATGCGCCATCACCGTGTTCGCCTGCTGTTCCAGGACTCGCCGCTCCAGCGGGGCAAAAAGAAGGGGGATCAGGGCGGGACCCAGGTGGTGTTGGATCCAGTACAGAGTGTGAGGGTCATGGATTGGTGGCATCCACAGTACCCCTCCTCACCTCACACGTAG